The genomic window ATGAAGTTCCTTTGGATATTGCAGGACTTTTAAGCACATCGGAGAGGATGTTTTATGTGTTTAGTTTTATCTTTAGTGAAGTGGAAAAGTTAGAGGAATTATATTCAAATGGTGATATAGGTATGCTTCCGATTGTGTTTCATAATCAAGGAAAAGCTGATTTTATTGTTATTGATTATAATTTTTTAGTTTTGTGTTTAGGTCGTTTTATTGAAGAGAATTTATTAGGAGTTGGAAAGAATTTTATTGAAGAGTTTAGAACAAATAAGGATGCAAAGAAAACAAATAATTACTCTAATCAGAAACTTTTAACACACTTTATTTTTGAAATACATTGGAGATGTGCTTATGTAAATGGGTTGAGTACACCATTAAAATTTATGAATTATTCTGTGCAATGTATCTTTGAAAATTATAATACTGCAATGCAAATTGGGGCAGTTATGTTTAGTGTCGTTGGGTTAAAAAAGGCACTAGACAGTGAGAGTTTAGTAGAAAGTTTACTGTTTTCTGCAAAGATGAGTGAGGCAGTGCAGGTTGCTTTTGGAACATCTAAGTCGATTAAAGAGAGAAAGAATGTTCCAGATTGGTGGAAGGCAAATATTAAGAAGTACCCTAAAAAGCTGATGTATTTGAAAGAAACAGAAATGGTGCTTTAAGTAGTGTTTTTTTATTTTCCCTCGCTTATATATATATATATATATTACGTGTGTTATAAGATGTGTGATATATTCCGTGCGATATATTCGCGCTTTATAAAGCGTAAATAATTATTTAATTTGAAAAATTCAGAATTCTGCATTTTTTCATGATTTTTAGTGTATAATTTTCGACAAGGAAGAGAGTGATGGAAACTGCTATCGTATTTTTAATGTTGCTTGGGGTTATCTCCTGGTTTTTAAGGAAGAGAATTTTTTTATTTTTTCAGAAAAAAATGCAAAAAAGAAAATTTAGAAAAATGAAAAATGAAGTTTTCGCAGATGTTCTAAAAGAAGAAGCGACTTTGAAAAACTCTTTTGTCACAAATAGTAAAAATAGTATTCCAGAGGGCACTTTAAAAATCCCGTTTGAAGATGCGATGTATCTTATTAAAAATTATAAAAAAAGAAATGTAATATCAGAAGACGGAAAAGTATTTATCGGAGCTATTTACGAAGGCAACAAAAGTACTAAAGCTGAAGATAGCATAATTGAAAATGATGAGAAGATTGAAATCGAAAATAGCATAATCGAAGATGATGAAAAAGTTAAAGTTGAAAACGGTATAATTGAAATCCCAGACACGAAGGCCGGAGTCTTTACTATTCAGAATAATGTAAACGGCGAACATCTTATCGAGACAGCAGACTATACATTTAAAATCAAAGATGGGTTAATCAAAACTGTTGCTGATAAAACAATTCAACAAAAGAAAACTTCAAAAGATTCAATGTCAAAAGCAGTAGAATTTCAAGTCAAAAGATTCAATGCATTAGAAAACAAAATTGACGGCATCGCTACTAAAGTTTACGAGATTACACTAAGTGATAAGAATAAACAAAATGAGGATGATTTCCAAGAAGAAATAGACGACACGAGCAATAATGAAATTCACGAAAGTCTGAATAATATATTTGTTCCTTCGAAGTCTAAAAAAGAAATGTTAGCTGACTCCTTTGATAATGCAAATTTTAAAAAACAAAAAAATGAGAGTGAAGAAAGGGACGCAGAAAAACAATATAAAGCATCACTTCAATTCAAGAATAATGAAATTGAAGAAACAATAGAAAATGAAACTCCGGTAGAAATAAATTTAAAAACAAATAGAGAAGATAATTTTATCTCAGATAGCAATACACAAACAAATAAAGAAAATCGCGTAAGCAACTTCAACTCCTCTATCGATAAAAAAACAGAAGAAAAATATATAGATGAGATAAATGCTAATAATCAAAAAAATGATTACGCAAAAAGAAAAAAAAGACATTCTAAGAAAAATAATGAATCTACTCAAAGTATAACAAAAGTTCCAGCTTCTTTTAAAGAAGTAGATTTTTCTGATTTTTCTGATTTAGAACTTTTTGATCAATCTAGTTTAGAACTTTTTATTAAAGATTTTATCTATGTATTTTTTAGCGATAGTGAAAAAGTAAAATCTTTTGCTAGCCGGATTTTCTCAAAAAGTAACCACCAGAATTTTATTTATATTGAGGAGAAGCAAGTAGCTCACATTTCTCTGTTGTTTTTTTTCACGGAGTTATCCAAAGAAATAGATGCGGATGGAAACATGGATGAAATAAAAACAGAGTTAATAGAATCCTCTAACGACTTAACAACAGGATTGGTACTAGAAGCAATTAATAACTGTTCCCCTCAAAATAAGATTGTAAACTTTAAGATTAATAAATTTAAAGATAAATTCACTTTCAGGAAATCTATTATGTTGGATGTTAGCAATTCAGAGCTTATTGATTCTCTTACTTTGAATCTTGCAAACTCTACGCTTGTCTTGGAAAAATAAACCCGCCGCTACTCATTAAGAATCTTCCTTGCTTTTTTAATAACTAAATAGCTGAAATCCCAATCGTCTTTAGCGGTTGGGTAGTTCACTAACAAAATAGGAGAAAGCCCTATCGATGTGAACTACTTAACCGCTTAATTAAGTACTAAAAACTCTATGACACTCCACAAACTTATACCTCGACAAGTTCCCGCCGTATTTCTATTGTCTAGCTGCCAGAGCGTCCAACACGCGCCCTAACACAAGGATGAATCCCAAACTCGTGTTATTTTGCAGGCATATTTCTACACTCAAACCTTTTCTCTCATGAAACACCAATAAAAATCTAATATTTATTATATATTAAGTTAAAAGTTGTAAAATTGCTACTATACAAATAACTGAGGCAGAAATGAAAGCAAGAGAACACTGGGTTGCGCTTTATAAGAATATGCAAATATACAGAGCCTGTGCAGAATCTCAGTTAGATATAAACACAATTGTAAAAAGTATAAATATTACTGATTCTATTGTTATCCCTTTATCAATTGAAAACAGAGAGCAAGTAATAAGGTTTTTAGCTTTCGCGCTCACTTCCCTTTCTTTAAAATACTCAAAACTTTTTGTAGACATGATTAATCTTATGTATAAATATGAGTTTCAAAAAACATCGTCAGTGGCTAGCAAGATTGACTTCACGAATAAAGAAGCAAAGAACAATTCTACTTATAAGCATTTATCTAGAATTAATTTATTAGAACACACACTTCGTGTGATTGAAAATACAGTACTCTATGTAGAAAAAAATAAATATCCAGATCATATTAAAGATGTGTGTATTCTTTGCGCGCTATTCCACGATTTTGGAAAAAATAAAATTATTGAAGATAAATACAAAATGAGCACCGATGACAAACATCATCACATAAGTGCTCATTTTTTAAAATCTAAAATTTCATCATATGTAAATGAGAAAGATAATAAAGAGGTTCAAGAAATTCATAATTGGATTTATAAAACTATTTACGAGCACCATCTGCCAGAAAAAGATGCAAACAAAAGTATTTTCAGAGAGACGCTGAAATATTCTGATGAACTTGCAAGAGAACAAGAACTAGATAAATTAGGCGTTTTAGTATGACAGCAAAAGGACATATCTTAACGAGTGGATTTTCGGTATTTCTTCCATTGGCTTTTCTGAATTCCAATAAAGACTTATTCGCGATATCTATTTTTGAATTTATTCCAATTGACAATGAGTTGGATATGCTGATTATATTGTTATCTGTTTATTTTGGATCTTTATTGCCAGACATTGATGAGCCTGAAAGCAGGATTGGAAGAAAGTTTCCTATAGTGTCTAACGTAATAAAAAGTATTTTTGGGCACAGAGGAATTACTCACACGCTAGCATTCCCTCTTCTTTTTATAGTGCTCTCTATTTATTTTGAATCACTAAGATATTTATTTGCAGGAATAGCACTCGGGGTAATAAATCATATATTAGGAGATATGCTGACTAAAGGCGGAATCAAGAATATTTTCTTTCCGTTTCTCAAAGGAAACACTTACGGATTGTTGCCAAAAGATTTTAGATTTTATACAAACTCTGCGTTTGAGAGATTTATCATTTTGCCTGTTTTATTTGTTATGAACTTCTTTGTTGCGTTTTATTTTATAAACAGCTTCTCTTCTCTTCCTATTTTAAATTTTATGAATCAAAATATTAAAACAGTATTCGCTAGTGTGATTTAATTATCATGGCAAAATTTAAAGGGATAATCG from Pseudomonadota bacterium includes these protein-coding regions:
- a CDS encoding HD domain-containing protein, which gives rise to MKAREHWVALYKNMQIYRACAESQLDINTIVKSINITDSIVIPLSIENREQVIRFLAFALTSLSLKYSKLFVDMINLMYKYEFQKTSSVASKIDFTNKEAKNNSTYKHLSRINLLEHTLRVIENTVLYVEKNKYPDHIKDVCILCALFHDFGKNKIIEDKYKMSTDDKHHHISAHFLKSKISSYVNEKDNKEVQEIHNWIYKTIYEHHLPEKDANKSIFRETLKYSDELAREQELDKLGVLV
- a CDS encoding metal-dependent hydrolase, giving the protein MTAKGHILTSGFSVFLPLAFLNSNKDLFAISIFEFIPIDNELDMLIILLSVYFGSLLPDIDEPESRIGRKFPIVSNVIKSIFGHRGITHTLAFPLLFIVLSIYFESLRYLFAGIALGVINHILGDMLTKGGIKNIFFPFLKGNTYGLLPKDFRFYTNSAFERFIILPVLFVMNFFVAFYFINSFSSLPILNFMNQNIKTVFASVI